A region from the Candidatus Hydrogenedens sp. genome encodes:
- the rpsF gene encoding 30S ribosomal protein S6 — MSLRTYEALFIVSPEVEDDNIQAIARETENLVTKSGGVIVRSEVWGRRRLAYKVKKFSEGIYILIRFQSSPNFIARLENYFRLSEQIIRYIVVYFDEKTLRLEAEQAQRRQELEAGYDQQSDKDENLAPIPTSIAEEEEDEE, encoded by the coding sequence ATGTCATTACGAACTTACGAAGCGCTGTTTATCGTCAGTCCAGAAGTGGAAGACGATAACATCCAGGCAATAGCCCGCGAGACCGAGAATTTGGTCACAAAGAGCGGAGGGGTTATTGTGCGCTCCGAAGTATGGGGTCGGCGGAGATTGGCTTATAAAGTCAAGAAATTTTCGGAGGGTATCTATATCCTGATACGCTTCCAATCCTCCCCCAACTTCATAGCGCGACTGGAAAATTATTTCCGCCTCAGCGAACAAATTATTCGCTACATCGTCGTTTACTTTGATGAAAAAACGCTCCGATTGGAAGCAGAACAGGCACAGCGTCGCCAGGAATTAGAAGCCGGCTACGACCAACAATCAGATAAAGATGAAAATCTTGCCCCCATTCCTACAAGTATTGCAGAGGAAGAGGAGGACGAGGAATAA